A single region of the Phalacrocorax carbo chromosome 4, bPhaCar2.1, whole genome shotgun sequence genome encodes:
- the LRAT gene encoding lecithin retinol acyltransferase isoform X2, whose amino-acid sequence MKNPVPQAASLLLEKLLLLVHVRALPAGSGGEPPAPPAAAAPGYYDTSCFKRGDLLEVPRTLFIHFGIYLGENRVAHLMPDILPALTGDRRQIQQVVTNKRLILGVITKTASIRVDTVEDFAYGGSILVNHMDRLFQDQVLGSEEAARRAEKLVGATAYSLLWNNCEHFVTYCRYGAPVSFQTDKFCETVKMIIRDQRSVLASVLVGLASILCLVKGEYDGVFTKD is encoded by the exons ATGAAGAACCCGGTGCCGCAGGCGGCCtcgctgctgctggagaagctgctgctccTCGTCCACGTCCGGGCCCTGCCCGCGGGCTCCGGCGGGGAACCCCCCGCtccgccggcggcggccgcccccggcTACTACGACACCAGCTGCTTCAAGCGGGGCGACCTGCTGGAGGTGCCCCGCACCCTCTTCATCCACTTCGGCATCTACCTGGGGGAGAACCGCGTCGCCCACCTGATGCCCGACATCCTGCCCGCCCTCACCGGCGACCGCCGGCAGATCCAGCAGGTGGTGACCAACAAGCGGCTCATCCTGGGCGTCATCACCAAGACGGCCAGCATCCGCGTGGACACGGTGGAGGACTTCGCCTACGGCGGCAGCATCCTCGTCAACCACATGGACCGGCTCTTCCAGGACCAGGTGCTGGGCAGCGAGGAGGCGGCCCGCCGGGCGGAGAAGCTGGTGGGCGCCACGGCCTACAGCCTGCTCTGGAACAACTGCGAGCACTTCGTCACCTACTGCCGATACGGAGCCCCGGTCAGCTTCCAGACCGACAAG ttctgtgaGACTGTGAAGATGATTATTCGGGACCAGAGGAGCGTCCTTGCTTCAGTGCTTGTGGGATTGGCATCAATACTCTGCCTAG TCAAAGGCGAATACGATGGTGTCTTCACCAAGGACTGA
- the LRAT gene encoding lecithin retinol acyltransferase isoform X1 produces the protein MKNPVPQAASLLLEKLLLLVHVRALPAGSGGEPPAPPAAAAPGYYDTSCFKRGDLLEVPRTLFIHFGIYLGENRVAHLMPDILPALTGDRRQIQQVVTNKRLILGVITKTASIRVDTVEDFAYGGSILVNHMDRLFQDQVLGSEEAARRAEKLVGATAYSLLWNNCEHFVTYCRYGAPVSFQTDKFCETVKMIIRDQRSVLASVLVGLASILCLGLAPSTTLPTIFIPFFLWMAG, from the exons ATGAAGAACCCGGTGCCGCAGGCGGCCtcgctgctgctggagaagctgctgctccTCGTCCACGTCCGGGCCCTGCCCGCGGGCTCCGGCGGGGAACCCCCCGCtccgccggcggcggccgcccccggcTACTACGACACCAGCTGCTTCAAGCGGGGCGACCTGCTGGAGGTGCCCCGCACCCTCTTCATCCACTTCGGCATCTACCTGGGGGAGAACCGCGTCGCCCACCTGATGCCCGACATCCTGCCCGCCCTCACCGGCGACCGCCGGCAGATCCAGCAGGTGGTGACCAACAAGCGGCTCATCCTGGGCGTCATCACCAAGACGGCCAGCATCCGCGTGGACACGGTGGAGGACTTCGCCTACGGCGGCAGCATCCTCGTCAACCACATGGACCGGCTCTTCCAGGACCAGGTGCTGGGCAGCGAGGAGGCGGCCCGCCGGGCGGAGAAGCTGGTGGGCGCCACGGCCTACAGCCTGCTCTGGAACAACTGCGAGCACTTCGTCACCTACTGCCGATACGGAGCCCCGGTCAGCTTCCAGACCGACAAG ttctgtgaGACTGTGAAGATGATTATTCGGGACCAGAGGAGCGTCCTTGCTTCAGTGCTTGTGGGATTGGCATCAATACTCTGCCTAGGTTTGGCGCCCTCCACCACGCTCCCAACTATCTTTATTCCCTTCTTTCTGTGGATGGCTGGCTAA
- the LRAT gene encoding lecithin retinol acyltransferase isoform X3 yields the protein MKNPVPQAASLLLEKLLLLVHVRALPAGSGGEPPAPPAAAAPGYYDTSCFKRGDLLEVPRTLFIHFGIYLGENRVAHLMPDILPALTGDRRQIQQVVTNKRLILGVITKTASIRVDTVEDFAYGGSILVNHMDRLFQDQVLGSEEAARRAEKLVGATAYSLLWNNCEHFVTYCRYGAPVSFQTDKFCETVKMIIRDQRSVLASVLVGLASILCLDLTAARRLDC from the exons ATGAAGAACCCGGTGCCGCAGGCGGCCtcgctgctgctggagaagctgctgctccTCGTCCACGTCCGGGCCCTGCCCGCGGGCTCCGGCGGGGAACCCCCCGCtccgccggcggcggccgcccccggcTACTACGACACCAGCTGCTTCAAGCGGGGCGACCTGCTGGAGGTGCCCCGCACCCTCTTCATCCACTTCGGCATCTACCTGGGGGAGAACCGCGTCGCCCACCTGATGCCCGACATCCTGCCCGCCCTCACCGGCGACCGCCGGCAGATCCAGCAGGTGGTGACCAACAAGCGGCTCATCCTGGGCGTCATCACCAAGACGGCCAGCATCCGCGTGGACACGGTGGAGGACTTCGCCTACGGCGGCAGCATCCTCGTCAACCACATGGACCGGCTCTTCCAGGACCAGGTGCTGGGCAGCGAGGAGGCGGCCCGCCGGGCGGAGAAGCTGGTGGGCGCCACGGCCTACAGCCTGCTCTGGAACAACTGCGAGCACTTCGTCACCTACTGCCGATACGGAGCCCCGGTCAGCTTCCAGACCGACAAG ttctgtgaGACTGTGAAGATGATTATTCGGGACCAGAGGAGCGTCCTTGCTTCAGTGCTTGTGGGATTGGCATCAATACTCTGCCTAG ACCTTACAGCTGCTCGAAGATTGGATTGTTGA